In bacterium, the genomic stretch AATGTACTACACTGCTGATATCTCGGATATGTTTTATGTTAATTCTGCTCTTACTGTTTTTTCAGAAGATGCCTCGGCAAGAGGAATAAATGACTATGACGGCGGTTCACACGGAGCAGTGTTTGCGGATCTTGACAATGACGGCGATTTTGATCTGATAAACGGTACAACTGTAAAAAGAAGCGGAACAACCATTATCGGTGCGGATCACAATAATATTTTCAGAAATGACGGATCAGGCAGTTTTACAGACATAACAAGCACTATATCGGATATCTATTCCAC encodes the following:
- a CDS encoding VCBS repeat-containing protein; the protein is MHSLVKQIKILILIVFSPLLIFASGNDSTVVKNITALSFTDITSSALPSAPSAGSHCAAFTDITGDGLPDLYMTMYYTADISDMFYVNSALTVFSEDASARGINDYDGGSHGAVFADLDNDGDFDLINGTTVKRSGTTIIGADHNNIFRNDGSGSFTDITSTISDIYST